The Ferrimonas balearica DSM 9799 genome includes the window CGGTTTCTCTGTCAGGCGATGAAAGTGCCGTTTTAATCGCCACCCTGCGCCTTTTCTCCGGGCCGGATTGTGCGCTGCGTCATGCTTTGATTTTTTTTACCGTTGGCCCGGGCACCGGTCACCGATGTGCCGCTCAAAAGAGGTTAGCTTGTAGCGCGTTAACCGAATTTAAGGAGCGACATCATGTTGAAGCGTGTGGTCCTGGCCATGGCGGCGATGGGGATCATGGGTTCGGCGGCGGCGGTCAGCCTGCCCCCGGCACCGGCAGTCGGCAAACTGGGAGCGGTTGTGGTGGATCCCTACGGCACAGCACCGTTGACCGCGGTGATTGAACTGGCCGGGAAATCGATCTCCGACGTTCATGTCACCGTGGAAGGCAAAGGGCCGGAGGGCGTCAGCATTGACTACCCCGTGGGCCGTCACAGCCTGCTGACCCACGATGGCATTCCGGTGTTTGGTCTCTACGCCAACCACCTCAACAACGTGACCGTGCGCTATCAGATGGCGGGACAGCCGGTGGAGGAGCACTACCGCATCCTGACCGGCAGCCTGCAGAACCGCTACATCGATAACCGCTCCACCTCCGAGTTGCAGCCGGTGGAGGTCAAAACCGTGGCACCGGGGTTTGAGGACCGGCTCTATCTGGTCAACAGCCACACCCTGCTGCCGCAGGGCTCTGACCTGCACTGGGGCGCTCTGAAGGACGCCAGCTCCGGCCTGCTGGACGCCAACCCGGCGGGGGGCTCGATGCCCTTTGATGCCATCCCGATGACCTACATCATCGATACCCAGGGTGAGTACCGCTGGTGGCTGAGCCAGGATGCGCTGTACGACGGCAAGAACCACGATGTGGATCGCCGCGGCTACCTGATGGGCATCAACCCCACCGCCACCGGCAGCTACACCTTTGTGCAGGGACAGCGCTGGTATGAGATGGACCTGATGGGCCGCTTTGCCCACGATCAGAAGTTACCCCGTGGCTTTATCGACGCCTCTCACGAATCGGTGGAGACCCCGCAGGGCACCGTGCTGCTGCGTGTCGCCAAACGCAACTATCTGCGTGACGACGGCCAGATGGTGCACACCGTGCGTGACCACATTATCGAGGTGGATAAGAGCGGCAACCTGTTGGACGTCTGGGACCTGCCGGTCATCCTCGACCCGCTGCGGGATGACCTGATCAAAGCGCTGGACGCTTCCGCCGTGTGCGTCAGCCGTAACGTGGACGCGGAAGGCCAGGCCGTGGTGCTGGAACCGGATGCGCCCTTTGGTGATGCGGTGGGTGTGGGGGCCGGTCGTAACTGGGCCCACGTCAACTCCATCGCGTATGACCCCAGCGACGACAGCATCATCATCTCCCCGCGCCATCAGGCCAGCGCCATCAAGATTGGCCGCGACAAGCAGGTGAAGTGGATCCTCAGCGCCAGCATTGGCTGGAGCGGCGAGCTGGCCGACAAACTGCTGACCCCGGTGGACGCCAAGGGCAACCCGCTGGACTGCACCGTGAAAGGGGTGTGCGAGGGGGATTTCGACTTCTCTTACACTCAGCATACCGCCTGGCTCAGTGACAAAGGCACCCTCACCGTGTTCGATAATGGCGATGGTCGCCACTATCGCCAGCCGTTCTTCAAAACCGAGCGTTACAGCCGCGCGGTGGAGTACAAGATCGATGAAAAGGCGATGACGGTGCAGCAGCTGTGGGAGTACGGCAAAGAGCGCGGTTACGACTGGTTCAGCCCGATCACCTCCAATGCGGAGTATCAGTCTGACCGGGACACCATGTTCACCTTTGGCGGTTCCATCCACCTGTTCGAAGGGGCCAGTATCATCGGGAAAATCAACGAGATTGACTATGATACCAAGGCCGTTAAGGTGGAGATCGACGTGATCTCGGATAAAACCAACTCGCCGCATTACCGGGCGCTGGTGGTGCAACCGGAGCAAGCGTTCCGCTAACCCCTATACTGAGTGCCGGACAGACCGGAGGAGGAGAAAGGATGAAATGGCAACTGCCAGCGCTGCTGGCTATTGGTGCCCTGCTCGGCGGCTGTGGTGGCGAAGCCCCCAGCTCCGCGCCTCAACAGGAGAGTGCCAGCATGGAAACCATTACCGGACAGGCGTTGTATCGTGAACGCATTTTGCTGACCCCGGGCACCACCATGCTGGTGGCGCTGGAGGATGTGTCCCGCGCCGACGCGCCCGCCGAGGTGGTGAGTGAAAACCGGTTCGAGATCCAGGGGCCGCCGCCGTTCGCGTTTGCCCTGCAGTATGACCCGGCCAAGTTGGTGGAGAATCACCGCTACGGCCTGCGCATCCGCATCGAAGAGAAGGGCGAACTGCGCTTTATCAACGACACCCACATCGACCCGTTCGGGGACGGTTTGGATCAGATCGTGCTCAAAGGCGTTGGCCGC containing:
- a CDS encoding aryl-sulfate sulfotransferase, which gives rise to MLKRVVLAMAAMGIMGSAAAVSLPPAPAVGKLGAVVVDPYGTAPLTAVIELAGKSISDVHVTVEGKGPEGVSIDYPVGRHSLLTHDGIPVFGLYANHLNNVTVRYQMAGQPVEEHYRILTGSLQNRYIDNRSTSELQPVEVKTVAPGFEDRLYLVNSHTLLPQGSDLHWGALKDASSGLLDANPAGGSMPFDAIPMTYIIDTQGEYRWWLSQDALYDGKNHDVDRRGYLMGINPTATGSYTFVQGQRWYEMDLMGRFAHDQKLPRGFIDASHESVETPQGTVLLRVAKRNYLRDDGQMVHTVRDHIIEVDKSGNLLDVWDLPVILDPLRDDLIKALDASAVCVSRNVDAEGQAVVLEPDAPFGDAVGVGAGRNWAHVNSIAYDPSDDSIIISPRHQASAIKIGRDKQVKWILSASIGWSGELADKLLTPVDAKGNPLDCTVKGVCEGDFDFSYTQHTAWLSDKGTLTVFDNGDGRHYRQPFFKTERYSRAVEYKIDEKAMTVQQLWEYGKERGYDWFSPITSNAEYQSDRDTMFTFGGSIHLFEGASIIGKINEIDYDTKAVKVEIDVISDKTNSPHYRALVVQPEQAFR
- a CDS encoding YbaY family lipoprotein; this translates as MKWQLPALLAIGALLGGCGGEAPSSAPQQESASMETITGQALYRERILLTPGTTMLVALEDVSRADAPAEVVSENRFEIQGPPPFAFALQYDPAKLVENHRYGLRIRIEEKGELRFINDTHIDPFGDGLDQIVLKGVGR